ATTATTACTGTGAACGATGAATACGGCGTTCTGATAACACGCTCAGGATATTCTATAGGAGTAGCTTTTCCGCCAAGCTGGGATGAAGGCTATATTCTTAGCCTTGCACACGGTAATTCAACGGTACTAAGAGAGGGTATGACATTCCATATCATCCCGTGGGTATGGGGAGTTGACGGCAATAAAACCTGCGGTATCTCAGATACGATAAGAGTGACGGCAAACGGTTGTGAATCCTTTTTTAATCTTGAGGAAGATTTTATAATAAAGGAAGAAGAAGGTAAAAAGAGAATAGAAGGTGCTGACCAGAGGATCGAAATTGCATCAGCTGTGGAAGAAGATAAAAAATTGAAGAAAACTGCTGAAAAAGCTGCAGCCGGCAAAAGCACAAAAGCAAAAAGTAAATAGATTTAATCAGGAGGTATTTATGGCGAAGACAAAACTGGTTGCAACTAATCCGGCCACTGAAGAGGTAGTTTATGAAAAGCCTCTGGATTCTCAGGAAGATATCGAAGCTAAACTGGAGCTGTCAGAAAAAACGTATTATGATTTCTGGAAAAAAACCAGTTTTGAAGAAAGAGCGGGGTATCTGAGAAAAGTTGCAAAAGTTATGAGGGATAATCTTGATGACTACGCCATGCCTATGGTGGAAGAAATGGGCAAACCTATAAAAGAGGCGAGAGGTGAGGTACAGAAAGCAGCGTGGTGTGCGGAGCACTATGCAGATCATGCAGAAGAATATTTAAAGAAAGAGTATATTGAATCCGACGCCACCAAGAGTTATGTGCAGTATCTTCCTTTGGGGCCCGTGCTGGGAGTTTTGCCCTGGAATGCACCTTTCTGGCTGGCGGCAAGGTTTTATGCGCCGGCGCTTATGGCCGGAAATACCTGCCTGATGAAACATGACTCCCATGTTCCAAAATGTGCTGAATATATAACAAAGGCGTTTGTTGATGCCGGAGTTCCCGAAGGTGTTTTTCAGAATCTGGTTATAACTTCAGCAAGTATAGAATGGGTAATACGTCATGATGCTGTACGCGCAGTTTCCGTTACCGGTTCTGATTTTGCAGGTTCCAAAATTGCATCTATCGCCGGCTCAGAAATTAAGCCTTCCGTTATGGAGCTGGGTGGCTCTGACCCAAGTGTTGTATTAAGTGATGCCAACCTTGAAGAGGCAGCCGATACTATATGTTTAATGAGGCTGATTAATGCAGGTCAGTCATGTATTGCCGCTAAGAGGATTATTGTGGAAGAGCCTGTATATGATAAAATGATTGACCTTATGAAAGAGCGATTTGAGAAATATAAAGTGGGAGATCCGAGAAATGAATCCACAGATGTCGGACCCATTGCCAGAAAAGATTTAAGGGATGATCTGCACCGTCAGGTACAGGCTTCTGTAAAAGAAGGAGCCAGACTTGTTTTGGGAGGAGAAATTCCTGAAGGTAAAGGTTTCTATTATCCTGTTACAATGCTGGCCGATGTTAAGCCTGAAATGACGGCAAGCTGTGAGGAGACATTCGGACCGATTGCAGCTGTTATGAAAGCGAAAGATGCTGATGAAGCTTTAAAGCTGGCTAATGCCACGCAATACGGGCTGGCTGCCAGTATATGGACAGGTGCATCCAGAGGTGCAGAAATGGCATCTGAAATCGAGAGCGGTCAGGTTGCTGTAAACGGCATTGTAAAGACAGACCCGAGACTGCCCAGCGGCGGTGTTAAAAGATCGGGTTTCGGCAGAGAATTAGGTCCCCACGGAATCAAAATGTTTGTAAACACTCAGCAGGTATGGATAGGACCTAAAAAATAATAATTTTAGTCTGAAAAATATTGTTAGTTCTCCGGAGACCTCCTATTATGGAGGTCTTTTTTTTATATAAACTAATGTGACTTAAACAGATTGCAGATCTTTGAGAAATGTGTATTTTCATTTTTTGAAAGCCGAAAGCTATCGGTGAAACAGTGAGGTAGAGAGATAAAGGGTAGTAATTTGTTGTCCAAAATCGAGTTTTGAACATAAATTTGAACTACCACAGCGAGACCTTTGAATAAGTACCCCACCCAACCTCCCCTAATTTAGGGGAAGAGCTTTATCTCCACTCCTATCATAGAGTTAGAAGGGGATTAAGGGGTGGTAAAATTTATAAGAATACATTATTCAAAGGTTTTACAGCTCATATGATATCCAAAACCTCTCTTCCTATCTCCCTAACTCACCACCTCACGTATTACTCTTCACGGTATTTCTTGCTGGTTTCCTGAATTATTCAAATCTTTCATTCTCTCACATAAGAAAAGAATATTATGTCTAATAATATAAAAATATTTTAAAATATTGACAACTTAGTTTTCAGGTGTTATCAATAGTAAAAATGAATATTCGTTCACCAGGATGATAACGATGTATGAATTGAGATTTAAGTCTATCCCTGAAATGTTGAGAGAAAACGCGAAGGTCTATGATAAAAAGATTGCCATTACGTACAAAAAGGCAGGACAGTATATCAGTCTAAGCTATTCCCATTTTTATGAACGTGTCCTTATGTGCGCAAGAGGGCTGTTGAAGCTGGGAATCGGCAAAGGTGAGAAAGTGGCAATTTTGTCCGAAAATCGTGCGGGATGGGTTATAGCTGATTTGGGTATTCTGTCTGTGGGAGCCATTACCGTCCCTGTTTATGCAACCAATACAGCTGATCAGGCGGCATATGTTATTAATCACAGCGGAGCTAAAATAGTGTTTGTATCTAACAAAATACAATATGATAAGCTGCTCTCCGTCAGAGAAAAAATTCCCCATGTGGAAACGGTGATTTCTTTTGAGCGTTTTCTCGGTGACAAACTTTTGCCTGTTTATACGCTGTTTCAGCTTTCGGAAATATCGATGCCCATTACGGAAAAAGAAAAAGCTGAAATAGAATCCAGGATAGATGAAGTGGATAAGGACGACATACTTACCATAATATACACATCAGGCACCACCGGTACTCCCAAAGGGGTAATGCTTACACATGAAAATATTGTTTACGACTCCGAATATGGTATTAAAAAGGTTAAATCCCTGACTAATGAAGAAACTCTGCTGAGTTTTCTGCCTCTCAGTCATGCGCTTGAGCGTACAGTGGGGTATTATATAACATTGATGAACGGCTGTGAACTTGCTTTTGCCGAAAGCATAGAGAAAGTTCCCGAAAATATGACCGAGATTCGCCCCACAGTAATGATCAGCGTTCCGAGACTTTTTGAAAAGATATATTCCAGGATATTTGACAATATTCACCAAATGTCTGTGATAAAAAGCAAGCTTGTTCACCGGGCACTTGATGTGGGAAAAGAATATGTCAGAAGAAAATACATCACAAAGGATCTGCCCGAATCACTAAAGGTTAAATACAGGTTTTATGACAAACTTGTTTTCAGAAAAATAAGGCAGCGGTTCGGCGGGAGGATGAAATTTTTTGTTTCAGGCGGAGCACCGCTTGACAAGACTATTAATGAGTTTTTCTGGGTGATAGGGATTCCGATACTGGAAGGATACGGACTAACGGAAACAAGTCCGGCTATAAGCATTAACACCCTTGATGACGTTAAATTTGGCTCCGTTGGTACTGCTTTCGAGTATACGGAGTTTAAAGTGGCACAAGACGGTGAGTTAATGGTGAAAAGTCCCGCCGTGATGAAGGGATATTTTCGCGATGATGAAAAGACAAAAGAGATGTTTACCGAAGACGGCTGGTTAAAAACCGGCGATGTTGCTGAAATTGATGAGGACGGATTTATTTTTATAAAGGATAGAAAAAAAGAGATAATCGTTACCGCCGGGGGCAAAAATATTGCGCCGCAGCCCATAGAAAATGAAATGAAACTGGATAAATATATTTCCCAGGTTTATGTACACGGTGACAATAAGCCTTATCTGACTGCTTTAATTGTGCCCAACTTCGAAAGATTGTTCGAGTTTGCCCGTGAAAACAAACTGAAATTTTTTGATGTGGGAGATCTGGTTAAAAACGAGAAAGTGACCGAGCTTTTCAGAAGCAGGATAGAAGAGATTAATTCAAACCTTCCAAAATATGAGACTATTAAAAAGTTTAGTATTGTGCCGAGAGATTTTTCGATTGCAGGCGGCGAACTGACACCTACATTGAAACTTAAAAGGCGTATAATTTACGATAAATACAGAGAAATGATAGAAAGCATGTATCTGGAAAACGGCTACCAGCCCGAGGGATATAAAAATGAGAAAACGGAGGAGAAACAATGAGACAGATTAATAAAGCGGCCGTTCTGGGCTCCGGCGTGATGGGCTCTACAATAGCGGCTCATTTGGCAAATGCCGGTATTGAGGTGTTGGTACTGGATATTGTTCCGAAAGAGCTTACCGATGAGGAGAAAGCAAAAGGGTTGACGCTTAACGATCCAGAAGTTCGCAACCGAATTGCTAACAATAATATAGCCGGTCTTAAAAAGATGAAACCGGCACCGTTTTATCTGCCGGATAATATAAAACTTATAGAAACGGGTAACTTTGAGGACGACATACATAAAATATCCGAAGCTGACTGGATAATCGAGGTTGTTGTTGAGAACATGAAAATAAAGCACGATGTTTTGAAAAATAAAATTATCCCAAATTATAAAGATGGTGCAATTCTTTCCACAAATACCAGCGGTTTGTCGGTTAATGACATGGCGGAGGTTTTGCCGGAAGATATCAGGAAAAATTTTCTTGTCACCCATTTTTTTAACCCACCCAGGTATATGCGTCTTCTGGAGCTGGTTCCGTGTAAATATACGGATAAGAGTGTTGTGGATTTTATGGAAAAATTCATCAGCAAAAGACTGGGCAAGGGAATAGTCTTTGCAAAGGACACACCGAACTTTGTGGGCAACAGAATTGGTGTCTATCTTATTTTCAGTGCTATTAAACATTTGCAGGAAATGAATATGACCGTGGAGGAGGCGGATGCCGCAGCCGGCCAGGCTATAGGGCTTCCAAAAACTGCTGTTTTCAGGCTTGCCGATTTGGTGGGTGTCGACACCATCGGACATATCGGAAAGAACTCCTATGGGCTGTTAAAAAATGATGAGGAGCGTGAAATTTACAGATTGCCCGATTTTCTGGAAGGAATGATTGAAAAGGGGCTGCACGGTAATAAGACGAAAAAAGGGTTTTACAAAAAGGAGAAAATAGAAGGTAAAAGCGTAATTTATTATTACGATTATAATTCGGGAGAATATAAAGAGCCGGCAAAGCCGAAGTTTAATTCTGTTCAGACGGTAAAACAGCTGGATGACCCGAGAGAAAGGGTAAAAAGGATGGTTGCTTTTGACGATAAAGGCGCTGAATTTGCCTGGCGCGTTTTAAGAGACGGCCTGCTGTATGCTTTTAAACGTATACCGGAAATTGCTGATGATATTGTCAATGTGGATAATGCAATGAGATGGGGTTTTAACTGGGAGCTGGGTCCTTTTGAGATAATGGATGCTATCGGCGTAAAGAAATTTGTAAAGAAAGCAAAAAATGACGGTGTGGAAGTTCCGGACGAACTGGAACAAATAGAGTCTTTTTATAAACTGGAGAACGGTGTTAAATATTACTATGATTTAACATCCGGCGAATACAAAGAGGTTCCTGTAAAATATGATAAAATCGACTTTGAAATTCTGAAATCGAAAAATAGGGTTGTGGAATCAAACGCCGGCGCCTCAATTCTGGATATAGGAGACGGGGTGTTCTGCCTGGAATTTCATTCGAAAATGAATGCAATCAGCGGCGATATTATGAGTATGACGCCAAAAGCCATTGCCCGTGCAGAGAATGAAGGGGCGGGGCTGGTTATAGGTAATCAGGGTAAAGCTTTTTCTGCCGGAGCAAACCTTATGCTTCTGGCTGTTGCTGCAGCAGAGGGGGCATTTGACGATATCAATATGATGGTTAAGCAGTTTCAGAAGGCCACAATGTCTATAAAATACTCAAAGGTTCCTGTGGTGGCGGCACCTTTTAATCTTGCTCTAGGCGGCGGATGTGAATATTCGCTGCATTCGGATGCAAGGGTTGCCCATGCTGAGACTTATATGGGACTTGTGGAAGCCGGTGTGGGACTACTTCCTGCCGGAGGCGGTACTAAGGAGCTTGCTATTAAGGCAATTGATAAAGCGGCAAAATTTGAAACGGATGTTTCTCCGTTTATCTTTAAATATTTCAAACAGATAGGTATGGCTCAGCACTCAATGGGTGCGTGGGAGCTGTTTAATATGGATTATATGGGTGAAGGAGATGCCGTCTGTATGGATATAGACAGACTTATTTATGATGCGAAAACTAAGGTGCTTGATTTGGCCAGAAATTATGTGCCCGGCAGACCGAGGACTGGTTTGAAGGCTCCGGGAAGAAGTGTTGCAGCCAGTATAAAAGTTCAGCTTTGGAATATGATGCAGGGCGGCTTTATTACTGAGTATGAAAAATACATCGGTGAAATGATAGCTGATGTCATCACAGGCGGCGATGTGAATGCCGGAACACTTATTACTGAGGATTATCTGCTGGATCTTGAAAGGGAAAAATTTCTCAAGCTGTGTGGTCAGAAAAAGACACTGGAGCGAATCCAGCATATGCTGAAGAAAGGGAAACCGTTAAGAAATTAATATTTCGGAGGATATAATGAGAAGGGCATATATTTTAGGAGCTTACAGAACAGCCGGGTGCAAGGCTAAGAAAGGCGGTTTTAAGGATACCCGGCCGGATGATCTGGCGGCTGCTGTCATTAAAGGACTTATGGAAAAAACAGGTGTTTCAAAGGAGAATGTGGAAGATGTGATAATGGGTTGTGCATTTCCCGAGGCCGAACAGGGGCTTAATGTTGCAAGAATTGCACTTTTGAAGGCCGGTCTGGGATATGAAGTCCCCGGTCAGACGGTGAACAGATACTGCTCATCAGGTCTGCAGACCATCTCCATAGCTGCAGAAAGGATTATGTCCGGATTTGCAGACTGTATTATAGCCGGTGGAGTTGAGTCAATGACAATGATTCCTTTCGGCGGTACAAAGTTTTCCGCCAATCCGGGACTGGTGAGTGAATGGCCTGAAGTATATTCGGCCATGGGGATAACGGCTGAGTTTGTTGCCGATAAGTATGGAATAAGCAGGGAAAAACAGGATGAATTTGCCTGCATGAGCCATGAAAAGGCTGCCAAAGCTGCAAATGAAGGCAGATTTGCCGATGAGATTATCCCCGTGGATGTGGAAAAAACAGAGCTTGTGAACGGCAAAGCTAAAAAAGAGAAATTCACTGTTGATGCGGATGACGGCATAAGAGCCGATACCACTGTAGAGGGGCTTGCCAAGCTTAAGCCGGTCTTCAAAGCGGACGGTACAGTGACGGCAGGGAATGCCTCGCAGGTGACTGACGGAGCAGCAGCAGCAGTTGTGGTTTCAGAAGATTTTCTGAAAAAACTCGGCAAAGATCCGATAGCTTCATTTCTGGGATTTTCAGTCAAGGGTGTACCGCCTGAAATTATGGGTATCGGCCCTGTTAAGGCGATTCCCGATGTATTGGAAAAAACCGGTCTGAAACAAAACGATATAAGATTGATCGAGCTGAATGAGGCTTTTGCAGCACAGTCACTCGCTGTAATTAACGAGCTGGGGCTGGATGAATCCATGCTGAATGTGAACGGAGGAGCAATAGCTCTGGGGCATCCTTTGGGATGTACGGGAGCAAAGCTGACAGCCACTCTTCTGCATGAAATGATAAGGCGTAAGGAGAAATACGGCATGGTTACTATGTGTATAGGTGAAGGAATGGGCGCTGCCGGTATTTTTGAGAATATGAAAATTTAGTGCTAAGTGCTAAGTGGTAAGTGAGGAGATAGTGAAATAGTGAGGTAGGGCAGTAGTATTATGGGTATTATGGGCAGTATGGGTGGGATAGGTGATTGGTTGCGGATTTACTCGAAATTAATAAAGAACAATAATTTTGGAATTAATGAAAAACGTTAAGCAGAGGTGGAGAATGAGTGAAAAATTACTGAAGGGCGGAGAATATTTGATTAAAAAAACAGATGCGGATGATGTTTTTACTCCGGAAGATTTTAACGATGAACAGAAGCAGATTGCCGAAACCACCGAGCAGTTTGTAATGAACGAGATCGTTCCGCATATTGAGGAAATAGACAATCAAAACTTTGATATTGTAATTGAGGGGATGAAAAAATGCGGAGAACTGGGACTTCTTATGATAGATGCTCCGGAGGAGTACGGCGGGCTTGAGCTTGATAAGGCTACAAGTATGCTGGTGGCTGAGAAACTGGCACCGGGAGGCTCTTTTCTTGTGGCGTATGCAGCCCATACGGGTATCGGTATGCTGCCGCTAATATATTACGGGACAAAGGAGCAGAAAGAGAAATATCTGGAAAAACTGATGACAGGTGAAATGCTTGCTGCATACTGTCTTACTGAGCCAGGTTCGGGAAGTGATGCTTTGGGTGCCAAAGCAAGTTCTGTATTATCTGATGACGGCAAGTATTATCTGCTAAACGGAACCAAACAGTGGATTACTAATGCAGGATTTGCCGATCTTTTCACCGTATTTGCAAAGGTGGACAAGGAGCATTTTACAGCTTTTCTCGTGGAAAGGGATTTTGAAGGTATCTCCTTTGGTGCCGAAGAGAAAAAGATGGGGATAAAAGGCTCATCCACCCGTCAGGTTAATTTTGATAACGCTAAAGTGCCGGTGGAAAATGTTTTGGGAGAAATAGGCAAAGGGCATAAAATTGCATTTAATGTGCTGAATGTGGGACGTTTTAAGCTGGCTGCGGCTACAACAGGCGCATGTAAGGATGCTTTGGGCGAAGCCGTTAGATATGCCAATGAAAGAAAACAGTTCGGTACGGAAATCAGCAATTTTGGGGCTATAAAAGAAAAACTTGCCAGAATGACTGCCGAAACGTTTGCTTCCGAATCGCTGGTTTACAGGCTTGCGGGACTGTTAGATGACAGGCTTGCCCATATTGATAAAGATGTGGAAAATTATTACGAGGAATATCAGAAGGCAATTGAAGAATATGCCGTTGAATGCGGGATTTCAAAAGTTTTCTGCAGTGAAGTTCTGGCTTATGTTGTGGATGAAACCGTTCAGATTTTCGGCGGTTACGGTTATTCTCAGGAATATCCGGCAGAAAGGTTTTATCGGGATGAAAGGATAAACAGGATTTTTGAAGGGACAAACGAAATCAACAGACTGCTTACACCCGGTATTCTTCTTAAAAAAACTATGAAAGGTGAACTTCCTTTACAAAAAGAAGCAATGAAAGCCATGGAATCGCTTATGACGCCATCTTTTGATGAGCCGGAAGAAGGTTTGTTTGCAAAAGAGCTCAAAATTTTGGAAGATCTGAAAACGGTATTTTTGGTAACTGCAGGAGCAGCTGTACAGAAACATATGGAAAAGATGAAAAATGAGCAGGAGATTCTCATGGCGCTGGCTGATGTGGCAATAGGAATATTTGCCATTGAAAGTACAGTACTCAGGGCGCTTAAAATTTATGATAAATCCAATGAAAAGAAGAAAAAACTCCTTGAAGCGGCAGTGAATGTTTTTCTTTTTAACGAAGTTGAGGACATTACAAGGGCGGCTAAGAAAGCTGCATATTTTGTTGAAGAGGGAGACAATCTTACAATGTTATTAAGCGGTATCAGGAGGTTTACAAAATACGATGCTGCCGGACTTCTGGAAAACCAGAGACTTCTTGCAGATGCAGTTATAGATGCGGAAAAATATATTTTTTAAAAAACGGGGGAATTCCCCCGTTTTTGGTTTAGTCGAATAGATATTCCTCCAGTCCACCGGGTACTTTAACGGGTTTCCCTGAATTTTTGTCAAGACAAACCATTGTTGTTGATGCAGTGGCAAACGTTACAGATTTGCCGTTGTTGATTTCATATTCTATTACAAAACTGGTTTTTCCTTTGGAAGTAATACCGAATTCCACGAAGACGCGATCTTTCAAAGTTATAGGTTTTAGATAGCTGCATTCGGCTTTTACTACGATCAGTAGAATTCCCTTTTCCATCAAGTTATTAAATGTGCTTAAAAAGGTATTTGTTCTGGCCGTTTCAAGATAAGTGAAAAAAGTGGCATTGTTTACATGACCGTAGGCATCCAAATCTGCAAACCGAACCTTTATTTCTTCCTTGAATCTGTATTTCATATAAACTCCTTATGCAGATTATCCGCCAAGCATATCACTTTTGAGACTGCCGTCAGCCGGTTCTTTTCCCAGGTAGATTTTATAAACAGCTTTTCCGATACTCCCGCCATTTATGGTATTTAAAGTTTTTTCTTTGTAGAAAACAGTTACGGTATCTTCATTTTTAATGAAAAGGGTTATAATATCTCCCTCAACTACATTGAAATTAAAAGTACTTATAAAATTATTAACATAATCAGTGTTTAATAGTTCCGGCGAATTTTTCTCAATTCCTTCCCTGAAAGCACCCTTGATTTTTTCTGCCTCCACTTCACTGTATACAAATTCCATTTTAATTGCACCGGGATACCCGCTTTTGAAAATAACCTCTTCGTCTTTAATACTCTGAGTGTCAGACAATATTTTATCTGTGAGGTACAGTGAGCCTCTGTATACCTTTATAAAAAATTTTGAACGGTAACCCGAACCGTTGAGAAGTAGTGTGTTGTTGTCAAGGACAATAGTTTTGGCAGGTTCAGCTTTTGCGAAAGCAGAAAATAAAACGATTGATAAAATTATAACCGGGAGAAGCATGATTTTTCTCATAACGGACTCCTTGTGAATTAAAATTCTTATATTTGAAAACAACGTTTTATATACCACATTTCAGAGATTTTGTCCAGAATAATATGTTCTGTGTGAGATAGTGAAGCGGCGAAGGAGGGAAAGAGTGAGGTGAAGAGGGAGTAAGACAGGAAAGTGGTTGCAAAAGTTGAGGTTAAGGACATTGGCCAGGTTGAGATTGTTGATAAAGTTGAGTGTGCGTATTATACCTCAACAACACATAACTTACTACGTATTACTTTTAACGGTTTTTTGTATGTGAATAATTATTCAATTAAAATGATATAGTGTTATAATAAATATTGACAAAGAAAGTATGATTGCTATATAGTATAATTAATAGTCCGTATTAACATTAAATAAAGGGGGAATTATGAGCGAGTATCTTAAAACAGAAAAGAAAAACAATATCCTTTACATAACCATCGACAGGCAAAAGCAGCTTAATGCAATCAACCGCAGCATTATGGATGAGTTGACGGAAATTGTGGGCGGTGTGAAAGATTCAGATGTAAAGGCCGTGGTTTTGACGGGCGCCGGCGAAAAGGCTTTTGTAGCAGGCGGTGATATTAATGAGATGAAGGATAAATGTGCGTCAGAGGCAAAAGAATTTGCTGAAAACAGTCATAAGCTGATACGGGCTTTCAGAGAGTGCCCTTTGCCTGTAATAGCAGCTGTAAACGGCTATGCTCTTGGCGGAGGGTTTGAGATTGCTCTTGCCTGTGATTTCATTTACGCATCGAAAAATGCCTTGTTCGGCTTTCCGGAGGTTAAACTGGGGATAATCCCCGGTTTCGGCGGCACCCAGCTGCTTTCAAGAGTAGCAGGCCCTAATGTGGCAAAGGAACTGATTTTCAGCGGCAGGTTTATAAAAGCCGAAGAAGCGGCTGCACTGGGGATCGTTAATAAGGTAACCGAGCCGGAGGAACTTATTGCGGAAACGGAAAAATATATCAAGGAAGTAGCCGGACGGGGACCGATGGCAGTAGGTCTTGCAAAGCAGACTATAGATAAGGGCTTTAATCTGAGTCTTGAGGAAGCTTTAACAATTGAAGCATCGGCATTTTCTATACTTTTTTCCACAAAAGATCAGAAAGAGGGGATGAAGGCTTTTTTTGAAAAGAGAGAACCAGAATTTAAAGGGGAGTAGGTGAATATTATGGATTTTAATCTGAGTGAAGATCATAAAATATTAAAAGACTCGGTGGCGGATTTCGTAAAAAAAGAGCTGGCGCCGGCAGCGGCTGAAATAGATTCAATGCATGAAATTCCCGGGAGCATTGTTAAACAGATTTCCGAGCTGGGATTTCTGGGTTCGTATATTCCGGAAGATTACGGCGGAGCTGGTCTGGATTATATGTCGTACATACTTCTCATTGAAGAAATTTCCAAAGCCTGTGCGTCCACCGGTGTTCTGATTTCAGCGCATACTTCTCTGTGCTGTGACCCCGTTTTACAGTTCGGCAGCGAAGAGCAGAAAAAGAAATATCTTCCCGTTTTGTGCTCAGGTGAAAAAATAGGCTGTATTATGCTGACGGAGCCGGAAGCCGGCAGTGATGTTGCGAATATTTCCACTAAATATGAAGACGCAGGGGAACACTTCGTTGTAAACGGAAATAAGATTTTCATCACAAACGGCGGCTTCAGAGGTTACGGCATTCTTTTTGCCACAATGGATAAGCAATTAAAACACAAAGGCTTATCGGCCTTTATTCTGGATCTGAAAACAGATGGTGTTGAGATTCTGCGTAATGAAGAAAAGATGGGTATCAAGGGCAGCTATACAACGGCTGTAAATCTGAATAATGTAAAAATACCGAAAGAAAATCTTCTCGGCAGCGAAGGTGACGGTTTTAAAATTGCAATGGAAACGTTGAACGGCGGGAGAATAGGTATAGCCGCCCAGGCGCTGGGAATAGCTGAAGGGGCATTTGAAAAGGCAAAAAATTACGCAATGGAAAGAAAGCAGTTCGGCAAACCTATAGGCTCTTTTCAGGCGATACAGTTCAAACTGGCTGACATGATAACAAGAATAGAGGCTGCAAAGCTTATCACTTATAAAGCAGCCTGGCTTAAGGATATGAAAAAAACAAATGCTATAGAATCGGCGATGTCAAAACTGTATGCTTCCGAAGCTGCAAGCTATGTTGCGGCTGAGGCGGTGCAGATACACGGCGGTTACGGTTATATAACGGAATATGAAGTGGAAAGGATGATGAGGGATGCAAAAATTACGGAGATTTATGAAGGAACAAATGAGGTGCAGCGTATCACAATAGCCAAAATGCTGATGAAATAGCGGGAAAGCCGGAGGGGTTAATGGAATTTACAAGAGAGATATACTGGAATGTCGGGCACGGTGTTCTTATTCCGATGTATTTGCTTGCATTTATTGCTTTAGGCATAATGGTCTTCGGTTTTTATAAAAGATATCTTGTTTACAAGATGGGCGGTTCTGAAAATCGTCTGGATTTACTTTTTGATAGAATTTTTTATATGCTCAGAAATGTTTTCAGCCAACAGAAGGTCATAAGAGAGAAAATTCCGGGTATCTTTCACGGTATCTTTTTCTGGGGTTTTTTGTTACTTTTTATCGGTACCCTTTTGGTTTTGATTCAGGCTGATTTTACCAATCCGCTGTTCGGCATTAAATTTTTAACGGGTATTTTTTATCTCGTTTTCTCCCTTGTGCTTGATCTAGCAGGGTTGGCTGCAATTGTAATGTTGTCGGCTCTTTTGATAAGACGGTTTTTCATAAAACCGAAAGGGCTGGAAACTATCAGAGACGATTATATTATTCACGGGATTCTGCTTGTTATATTAATTACGGGTTATGTTATTGAAGGGCTGCGAATGTCTGTTACCGAGCTGGGAAGCGGCAGTATCCTGCCTTATTTTTCTCCGGTGGGTTTGTTTGTTGCCAATATTTTTG
The nucleotide sequence above comes from Flexistipes sp.. Encoded proteins:
- a CDS encoding NAD-dependent succinate-semialdehyde dehydrogenase, with amino-acid sequence MAKTKLVATNPATEEVVYEKPLDSQEDIEAKLELSEKTYYDFWKKTSFEERAGYLRKVAKVMRDNLDDYAMPMVEEMGKPIKEARGEVQKAAWCAEHYADHAEEYLKKEYIESDATKSYVQYLPLGPVLGVLPWNAPFWLAARFYAPALMAGNTCLMKHDSHVPKCAEYITKAFVDAGVPEGVFQNLVITSASIEWVIRHDAVRAVSVTGSDFAGSKIASIAGSEIKPSVMELGGSDPSVVLSDANLEEAADTICLMRLINAGQSCIAAKRIIVEEPVYDKMIDLMKERFEKYKVGDPRNESTDVGPIARKDLRDDLHRQVQASVKEGARLVLGGEIPEGKGFYYPVTMLADVKPEMTASCEETFGPIAAVMKAKDADEALKLANATQYGLAASIWTGASRGAEMASEIESGQVAVNGIVKTDPRLPSGGVKRSGFGRELGPHGIKMFVNTQQVWIGPKK
- a CDS encoding 3-hydroxyacyl-CoA dehydrogenase/enoyl-CoA hydratase family protein, translating into MRQINKAAVLGSGVMGSTIAAHLANAGIEVLVLDIVPKELTDEEKAKGLTLNDPEVRNRIANNNIAGLKKMKPAPFYLPDNIKLIETGNFEDDIHKISEADWIIEVVVENMKIKHDVLKNKIIPNYKDGAILSTNTSGLSVNDMAEVLPEDIRKNFLVTHFFNPPRYMRLLELVPCKYTDKSVVDFMEKFISKRLGKGIVFAKDTPNFVGNRIGVYLIFSAIKHLQEMNMTVEEADAAAGQAIGLPKTAVFRLADLVGVDTIGHIGKNSYGLLKNDEEREIYRLPDFLEGMIEKGLHGNKTKKGFYKKEKIEGKSVIYYYDYNSGEYKEPAKPKFNSVQTVKQLDDPRERVKRMVAFDDKGAEFAWRVLRDGLLYAFKRIPEIADDIVNVDNAMRWGFNWELGPFEIMDAIGVKKFVKKAKNDGVEVPDELEQIESFYKLENGVKYYYDLTSGEYKEVPVKYDKIDFEILKSKNRVVESNAGASILDIGDGVFCLEFHSKMNAISGDIMSMTPKAIARAENEGAGLVIGNQGKAFSAGANLMLLAVAAAEGAFDDINMMVKQFQKATMSIKYSKVPVVAAPFNLALGGGCEYSLHSDARVAHAETYMGLVEAGVGLLPAGGGTKELAIKAIDKAAKFETDVSPFIFKYFKQIGMAQHSMGAWELFNMDYMGEGDAVCMDIDRLIYDAKTKVLDLARNYVPGRPRTGLKAPGRSVAASIKVQLWNMMQGGFITEYEKYIGEMIADVITGGDVNAGTLITEDYLLDLEREKFLKLCGQKKTLERIQHMLKKGKPLRN
- a CDS encoding AMP-dependent synthetase/ligase, whose product is MYELRFKSIPEMLRENAKVYDKKIAITYKKAGQYISLSYSHFYERVLMCARGLLKLGIGKGEKVAILSENRAGWVIADLGILSVGAITVPVYATNTADQAAYVINHSGAKIVFVSNKIQYDKLLSVREKIPHVETVISFERFLGDKLLPVYTLFQLSEISMPITEKEKAEIESRIDEVDKDDILTIIYTSGTTGTPKGVMLTHENIVYDSEYGIKKVKSLTNEETLLSFLPLSHALERTVGYYITLMNGCELAFAESIEKVPENMTEIRPTVMISVPRLFEKIYSRIFDNIHQMSVIKSKLVHRALDVGKEYVRRKYITKDLPESLKVKYRFYDKLVFRKIRQRFGGRMKFFVSGGAPLDKTINEFFWVIGIPILEGYGLTETSPAISINTLDDVKFGSVGTAFEYTEFKVAQDGELMVKSPAVMKGYFRDDEKTKEMFTEDGWLKTGDVAEIDEDGFIFIKDRKKEIIVTAGGKNIAPQPIENEMKLDKYISQVYVHGDNKPYLTALIVPNFERLFEFARENKLKFFDVGDLVKNEKVTELFRSRIEEINSNLPKYETIKKFSIVPRDFSIAGGELTPTLKLKRRIIYDKYREMIESMYLENGYQPEGYKNEKTEEKQ